The DNA region GCGGAATAAGGTCAACCATACCCATTCTTTGAAAGCGGCTCTCTTTCGGGAAATAGGTACCAGCGAAGAACGGTTGCTTGTCTGGTGTCATGAGGATGGTGAGAGGCCAGCCGCCACTGCCGGTCATCATTTGGCAAACTGTCATATAAATGTTATCTATATCGGGCCGCTCCTCACGGTCTACTTTTATGTTGATAAAATTTTCGTTCATAAGTGCCGCCACTGTGCTGTCTTCAAACGATTCATGTTCCATGACATGGCACCAGTGGCATGTAGAATAACCAATGGATAGGAAAATGGGCTTATCCTGTTTCTCAGCTGCTGCGAACGCTTCCTCACCCCAGGGATACCAATCCACCGGGTTGTCCTTATGCTGCAAGAGATAAGGGCTCTTCTCCTGGGCCAGTCTGTTCATCTTCATTTTCCCCTCAGTTGATTGACAACCGGTGGAAATTATTGCAAGAATGAGTGTTCCACCAATACAGGTTATCTTGTTCATGATTGAAGGAGAAATTAATTGCTTACCTATCTGTATCCAAGAGGTAGCTGTTGTATTTCCCTCGGTGAAAAGCTAATTTCGCTGGCTCTAACTTTAGATTACTGCCTCGAGGCTTACCGTAATAATGTTTTCAGTACAGGAATCTTAATGTTTCACTTAATTGTTGTTTTTACTTATCTATTTATACTGCTTGGTGTGGGGGTCCATAAATCCAAGAAAGTCAACACTCAGAGTGATTTTGCAGTAGCCGGCAGAAGTCTTACACCCTGGGTATTAGTGGGAACCATGCTTGCAACATGGATCGGTACCGGTTCCATCCTCGGTAATGCCGGGGAGACATATGAGACAGGCATGGCGGCCCTTATCCTTCCCTTAGGTGGTGTCCTGGGAATACTGATACTTACACGGGTGGCTGGGAAGGTTAGGGCATTTGAGAAGATCACAGTGCCGGAGATCCTGGGTGAGCGGTATGGTCAGTCCGCCCGGTTGCTGAGTCTCATAGCGCTAGTTATAGCTTACATGGTGATTGTCAGTTATCAGTTCAATGCAGGCGGAGCTGTGTTGGAAACGGTACTGACCGATGAGAACGGAGTTAGCCTGATCAGTGCAAAAACTGCGACCATTATTGCCGCTGTTTTCATCATTGTCTACACGCTCCTGGCTGGCCTATTAAGCGTAGCGTACACAGATGTGGGAAACGGCATCATCATGACGGTGTCTCTTTTAATTGCCTTTCCCATTCTGTGGGTTAAAGCCGGTGGTATGAGCGGCATGGAGACAGCTTTCTTACAGATGGGGAAGCAGGAGCATATGCAATTTTTTGGTGTCTATTCCGTAGTGGATGTGATCAATTTCTGTCTACCTCCGTTTCTCCTTGTCCTGGGGGACGCCAATATGTACCAACGGTTCTCCGCCAGTAAAGACGCAAAAGGTGCCACCAAGGCAACATCTATTCTTGTGGTTGCGGTCCTGGTCATTGAACTGTTAATCATTGCCTCAGCATGGGTCAGTTCCAGTATGATCCCGGAAGCTGAATCGGGGCGGTTTGTGCTCATCTATGCATCCCACAGACTGTTACCCACATTCCTCGGCGCCGTCATGATGACCACCATCGTTGGTATCATTATCTCAACGGCGGACTCGTATCTGCTTGTGCCAGCCACTTCACTCATCAGGGATGTTTATCTGCAATACATTAATCCAGATGCCAGTGAAGGAAGGATAGTTTTCTTAAGCAGAGCAATTGTTCTTCTTCTTGGAATAATTGCCTATTTCGTATCTCTTATATTTTCACGCTCTACCACCATTTTCGAAAAGGCCCTCTATGCCTACACGATTTACGGTGCTGCCATCACACCAGCACTTTTTGCAGCCTTTTTCTGGAAAGGCGCTACGAAAGAAGGTGCGGTGGCGTCCATCGTGTCGGGAACGGTAGTGACCCTGCTGTGGAAGGAAGCCAGATTTGTTCAAAATCTCATTCCTGCTAATCTGTACGGTAACCTGGACGAAGTTCTTCCAGCCATCACCATCTCTGTGATTTCGTTGGTAGGCGTGAGTCTCCTCACACAAAACAGACGCTAAGACACAAAACTGTGAAAGCAAACTTGGACAGGTTGATCACTTTTCAACTGGATCATCCTTGGCGTATACTGATTGTTCTGATCGTGATCACCGTAGCTGCCGTGACTTCGGCCTCGCGCGTACAATTTGATTTTACAATTGAAAATCTCTTTCCAGAGAATGATCCTGAGGTGGACGCATATTTAGAATTTCGTGAGGAGTTTGAAAGAGAGGATGATCTCATTTCGCTGGCCTACGATTCCGGTGATCCGTTCAGCTATGAAAACCTTGTGAAAACCCGGGAACTGACAGAAACCTTCTCACAGGTTGAAGGTATCTCTGAGGTTACTTCCCTGATAAATGTAGAACTTTTCGAGCCAGGGACGGACATAGTGATGTTACCGGTATACGAATCCATACCGATTTCAGTAGACTCGCT from Candidatus Neomarinimicrobiota bacterium includes:
- a CDS encoding sodium:solute symporter family protein, which encodes MFHLIVVFTYLFILLGVGVHKSKKVNTQSDFAVAGRSLTPWVLVGTMLATWIGTGSILGNAGETYETGMAALILPLGGVLGILILTRVAGKVRAFEKITVPEILGERYGQSARLLSLIALVIAYMVIVSYQFNAGGAVLETVLTDENGVSLISAKTATIIAAVFIIVYTLLAGLLSVAYTDVGNGIIMTVSLLIAFPILWVKAGGMSGMETAFLQMGKQEHMQFFGVYSVVDVINFCLPPFLLVLGDANMYQRFSASKDAKGATKATSILVVAVLVIELLIIASAWVSSSMIPEAESGRFVLIYASHRLLPTFLGAVMMTTIVGIIISTADSYLLVPATSLIRDVYLQYINPDASEGRIVFLSRAIVLLLGIIAYFVSLIFSRSTTIFEKALYAYTIYGAAITPALFAAFFWKGATKEGAVASIVSGTVVTLLWKEARFVQNLIPANLYGNLDEVLPAITISVISLVGVSLLTQNRR